A stretch of DNA from Cherax quadricarinatus isolate ZL_2023a unplaced genomic scaffold, ASM3850222v1 Contig2289, whole genome shotgun sequence:
TCATATCGGTACTTCCGTGAGATCGATGGCCAAGGGCACTAAATGGGTAAGTTCCATTCTTGGGATTAAGATCATTTCTAGAAGAAATTGCATTTTCTGCACTATATGGAGGGGTGCAATTGCAGTGTGCAAGAGGATCATGCTTGAAGTCATTGTACCGCATAAGTTTTATCATTGTACGAATATTTTTGACTGAGGTGTGATCACGTTTGAAGATTAGAGCTCTAGGAGTCTTGTCATAGGTAAACCAATCTCCATATTGTTTTACCATTGCTGGAGCACCACTTAGATTGAAAATATTTGGGTAGAAAGGAACATTGTAGCTGGGCCAGTAAGACTGCTTTCGTAGGATTTGTGACTGGTCACGTCCAACAACGAGCCCAGGAAGTTGCTCCAATACCCATAACATATTAGGTCTGGAAAACAATACAGTATTCAGAAAAGACAATttactacatttttttttatcagagtTTGTAAAAGGTAAGCATTTATTTTTTTACATACCAGGTGTCTCTCATGAAGGGAAGGGTAAACCGTAAGAAGATACtgtactttcaccatcattcattcaataactaTCTTGCCATTTGTGTACAAACATCATAATTTAAATAATCCActgaaattaaaagtaaataaaaaaaagagtaaggtgaacAGAGTAAAAAGGTTAAAgcaatgaaaaattggatatcagactggaaggAAGGAGcatagaggaagtgaatgtgtttaaatatttgggagtgaacatgTTGGTAGACAGATCTTTGgaaaaagagatagagagagatagataaagagatagagagagaaagaaagagggagagaagctTCAGAAGACCAAAGATTCTCGTGATCTGCTGTTTTATtgtagtaggggttgcaagattctgtataagGCAATGTAAGTATGCTCACAACCTTGAGTatatgcttcactttcttggtttatctGCCCCCCTCCTCTCACATATCTGGTGACTGTTTGACAGAGTAGAAAACAAGCAGATTCTTCTGCTCTCTCACTAACCC
This window harbors:
- the LOC138851824 gene encoding putative phospholipase B-like 2 produces the protein MLWVLEQLPGLVVGRDQSQILRKQSYWPSYNVPFYPNIFNLSGAPAMVKQYGDWFTYDKTPRALIFKRDHTSVKNIRTMIKLMRYNDFKHDPLAHCNCTPPYSAENAISSRNDLNPKNGTYPFSALGHRSHGSTDMKITTAKMAQNLHFLAASGPTYDQQPVFQWSKQDFANNTPHYGHPDAWQFPVISHKWLW